In a genomic window of Labrys wisconsinensis:
- a CDS encoding class I mannose-6-phosphate isomerase, with product MAKSRSYDKRPSVVVPDAGHGAAVRGWAAVAERLGAAIGGGAAGVLTVDAYPGVDLDEIAAALGRALPDLAVFGVRDAMKEPAAIEAMLARFLTTDRVFGYMAPFRMEEFFRPEGLAALRAAVREAAGRGPVAVIGVGAALVTPGDVLVLADMPRWEIQLRFRAGMPSWTCDNPGEDFLRKYKRGFFVEWRTADRHKLDLFDQADFFLDTTVRGDPRLAAGEAMRAAVAATTRRPFRVVPFFDPGVWGGQWMRREFELPAEAPNYAWGFDCVPEENSLLLDFGGVEVEIPAINVVLRHPKALLGERVFARFGAEFPIRFDFLDTIGGGNLSLQVHPTTDYIRQAFGMSYTQDESYYMLEAGPDAAVYLGLKTGVAPDAFFAAVEEAHRPGGELDVEAFVNRWPARRHDHFSIPAGTVHCSGSDCLVLEISATPYIFTFKLWDWGRVGLDGVPRPLHVDHGRGVLDPERDTAWVERTVLGQVRPVASGEGWREERTGLHELEFIETRRHWFTAPVTHETGGSVHVVNLVEGERATIESPTGAFAPVRFGFAETVIVPAEVGAYRVVPDTATQHATIRASVRL from the coding sequence ATGGCCAAGAGTCGATCCTATGACAAGCGTCCTTCGGTGGTCGTGCCCGATGCCGGCCACGGCGCGGCGGTCCGCGGCTGGGCGGCGGTGGCCGAGCGGCTCGGAGCCGCGATCGGCGGGGGGGCGGCCGGCGTCCTGACGGTCGATGCCTATCCCGGCGTCGACCTCGACGAGATCGCCGCGGCCCTCGGCCGGGCGCTGCCGGACCTCGCGGTGTTCGGGGTCCGCGACGCCATGAAGGAGCCCGCCGCGATCGAGGCCATGCTGGCGCGCTTCCTCACCACCGACCGGGTGTTCGGCTACATGGCGCCCTTCCGCATGGAGGAGTTCTTCCGGCCGGAGGGGCTGGCGGCGCTGCGCGCGGCGGTGCGCGAGGCCGCCGGGCGCGGGCCGGTGGCCGTCATCGGCGTCGGCGCGGCCCTGGTCACGCCGGGCGACGTGCTGGTCCTGGCCGACATGCCGCGCTGGGAGATCCAGCTGCGCTTCCGCGCCGGCATGCCGAGCTGGACCTGCGACAATCCCGGCGAGGATTTCCTGCGCAAGTACAAGCGCGGCTTCTTCGTGGAATGGCGCACCGCGGACCGGCACAAGCTCGACCTGTTCGACCAGGCCGATTTCTTCCTCGACACGACCGTCCGCGGGGATCCGCGCCTGGCGGCGGGCGAGGCGATGCGCGCGGCTGTCGCGGCCACGACACGCCGGCCGTTCCGCGTCGTGCCGTTCTTCGATCCCGGGGTCTGGGGCGGGCAATGGATGCGGCGGGAATTCGAGCTGCCTGCCGAGGCGCCCAACTATGCCTGGGGCTTCGACTGCGTGCCGGAAGAGAACAGCCTCCTCCTCGATTTCGGCGGCGTCGAGGTCGAGATCCCGGCGATCAACGTGGTGCTGCGCCATCCCAAGGCCCTGCTCGGCGAGCGCGTCTTCGCGCGCTTCGGCGCCGAGTTCCCGATCCGCTTCGACTTCCTCGACACGATCGGCGGCGGCAACCTGTCGCTGCAGGTCCATCCCACGACGGACTATATCCGCCAGGCCTTCGGCATGAGCTACACCCAGGACGAAAGCTACTACATGCTGGAGGCTGGCCCCGATGCGGCCGTCTATCTCGGCCTGAAGACCGGCGTCGCGCCCGACGCCTTCTTCGCGGCGGTCGAAGAGGCGCATCGGCCGGGCGGCGAGCTCGACGTGGAGGCCTTCGTCAACCGCTGGCCGGCGCGCCGGCACGACCATTTCTCGATCCCCGCCGGCACGGTGCATTGCTCGGGCTCCGACTGCCTCGTGCTCGAGATCAGCGCCACGCCCTACATCTTCACCTTCAAGCTGTGGGACTGGGGCCGGGTCGGCCTCGACGGCGTGCCGCGGCCCCTGCACGTCGACCATGGCCGCGGGGTGCTGGACCCGGAACGGGACACGGCCTGGGTCGAGCGGACCGTGCTCGGCCAGGTGCGGCCGGTCGCCTCGGGCGAGGGCTGGCGCGAGGAGCGCACCGGCCTGCACGAGCTCGAGTTCATCGAGACGCGGCGCCACTGGTTCACCGCCCCGGTGACGCACGAGACCGGCGGCTCGGTCCACGTCGTCAACCTGGTCGAAGGCGAGCGGGCGACGATCGAGAGCCCGACCGGCGCCTTCGCGCCCGTCCGTTTCGGCTTCGCTGAGACCGTGATCGTCCCGGCCGAGGTCGGCGCCTACCGGGTGGTGCCGGACACGGCGACGCAGCACGCCACCATCCGCGCCTCGGTGAGGCTCTGA
- a CDS encoding alcohol dehydrogenase catalytic domain-containing protein: protein MGAGPANRWWPLSGAGLEHFGRDGGWIEGEVPKPGAGDLLAGVEAVTICASDAKMVRLGADYPLFGGRDLAREPVCLGHELALRVDEPGSGVDPGLRPGTRIGVQPDVYKHGRRSCIGVTRPGGMADRILLDAEVLQSDDGPLVFPVPAPLSRAATALLEPLGCIEGAFRPWGRDAVRPGGRLVVLCADPRAGWMLDAPLPAGTIDLVGLDEPAWRAAGGPATGRIRSLGLDEALADAGPVDDCLVLGPVDPRAVGRVYDRLASGGTFTWLSPVVVEPGVPADLAHFHYGKLTQRGARSLRLSEAWARPIRCDYRPGGRLLLFGASGAMGRMHLMRAIEAAEGPAAIVALARRADKLAALVAELRPLAEARRLALHAVASDGPDWQAELAALAPGGFDDVVVVAPGDEPMRRAIPFLARNGLLIGFAGTRAGEVVDLPLGRLVTDGISITASSGSTVSDQQAVIRRILQGTLTPERLIAAVGGFPAMRDGVRAVLEGRFSGKVMIMPALDWPLMSLAELFEAHPQLRSLAGPGQSWSKAIEDTVLDG from the coding sequence ATGGGCGCGGGGCCGGCGAACCGCTGGTGGCCGCTGTCGGGGGCGGGGCTCGAGCATTTCGGCCGGGACGGCGGCTGGATCGAGGGCGAGGTCCCGAAGCCCGGCGCCGGCGATCTCCTCGCCGGGGTCGAGGCGGTGACGATCTGCGCCAGCGACGCCAAGATGGTGCGGCTCGGCGCGGACTATCCGCTGTTCGGCGGCCGCGATCTCGCGCGCGAGCCGGTCTGCCTCGGCCACGAGCTCGCCCTGCGCGTCGACGAGCCGGGCAGCGGCGTCGACCCCGGGCTGAGGCCGGGCACGCGCATCGGCGTGCAGCCCGACGTCTACAAGCACGGCCGGCGGTCCTGCATCGGCGTGACCCGGCCGGGCGGCATGGCCGATCGGATCCTGCTCGATGCCGAGGTGCTGCAGTCCGACGACGGGCCCCTGGTCTTTCCCGTGCCGGCGCCGCTCAGCCGGGCGGCCACCGCGCTGCTCGAGCCGCTCGGCTGCATCGAAGGCGCCTTCCGGCCGTGGGGCCGCGACGCGGTGCGGCCGGGCGGGCGGCTGGTGGTGCTGTGCGCCGATCCTCGGGCGGGCTGGATGCTCGACGCTCCGCTGCCGGCCGGGACCATCGACCTCGTCGGCCTGGACGAGCCGGCCTGGCGTGCCGCCGGCGGACCGGCTACGGGCCGGATCCGCAGCCTCGGGCTCGACGAGGCTCTCGCCGATGCCGGGCCGGTCGACGACTGCCTGGTCCTCGGCCCGGTCGATCCCCGGGCGGTCGGCCGCGTCTACGACCGTCTGGCGAGCGGCGGCACCTTCACCTGGCTCTCCCCAGTGGTGGTGGAGCCCGGGGTGCCGGCCGATCTCGCGCATTTCCACTACGGCAAGCTGACCCAGCGCGGCGCGCGCTCGCTGCGTCTCTCCGAGGCCTGGGCGCGCCCGATCCGCTGCGACTATCGCCCGGGCGGGCGGCTGCTGCTCTTCGGAGCCTCCGGCGCCATGGGCCGCATGCACCTGATGCGCGCCATCGAGGCGGCCGAGGGGCCGGCGGCGATCGTGGCGCTGGCGCGCCGGGCGGACAAACTGGCCGCGCTCGTCGCGGAGCTACGGCCTCTCGCCGAAGCCCGGCGCCTGGCGCTGCACGCCGTGGCGTCGGACGGGCCGGACTGGCAGGCCGAGCTCGCGGCGCTGGCGCCCGGCGGCTTCGACGATGTCGTCGTCGTCGCTCCAGGGGATGAGCCGATGCGCCGGGCCATTCCCTTCCTGGCGCGGAACGGGCTCCTGATCGGCTTTGCCGGCACCCGGGCGGGCGAGGTCGTCGACCTGCCGCTCGGGCGTCTGGTGACGGACGGCATCAGCATCACCGCCAGCAGCGGCTCGACCGTGTCGGACCAGCAGGCGGTGATTCGGCGCATCCTTCAGGGAACGTTGACGCCGGAACGGCTGATCGCCGCCGTCGGCGGCTTCCCGGCCATGCGGGATGGCGTGCGCGCGGTGCTGGAAGGCCGCTTTTCCGGCAAGGTGATGATCATGCCGGCGCTCGACTGGCCTCTGATGAGCCTTGCCGAGCTGTTTGAAGCCCATCCCCAGTTGCGCTCCCTTGCCGGGCCGGGCCAATCTTGGTCAAAGGCGATCGAGGACACCGTCCTCGACGGCTGA
- a CDS encoding LacI family DNA-binding transcriptional regulator: protein MATSRVNIRDVAIAAGVSRATVSQVLRGTGRISDETRRRVEAVMKQIGYVYNRAAASLRAGQSTTIAIAVTGLGNPFFAELASRAAQVLEKAGYVAAIVDTHDDLTGQARFLRMLRENMMAGAIVSPASSTTDAMARDWQAGAPPIVGLLRRSISAAFDFVGVDNVIGMAAATTHLIELGHRTIGFVGGRSGSQSREERLAGWRSALAGIGQQAPEAWIEPCEASITAGSQAVTRLIARCPDLTAVVCHQDIVAFGVTIGLRKLGIEPGRAVSVVGFDDIGAAADWDPGLTTMSVTPGTLGAEAARMLLRRIEEPDAPLQSIVLRPRLVQRASSGPPLQASAR from the coding sequence ATGGCGACGTCGCGCGTCAATATCAGGGATGTTGCCATTGCGGCAGGCGTCTCCCGCGCCACGGTCTCGCAGGTCCTGCGCGGCACCGGCCGCATTTCCGACGAGACGCGCCGGCGCGTCGAAGCGGTGATGAAGCAGATCGGCTATGTCTACAACCGCGCCGCCGCCAGCCTGCGCGCCGGACAGTCGACCACCATCGCCATCGCCGTGACCGGCCTCGGCAATCCCTTCTTCGCCGAGTTGGCCTCGCGTGCGGCGCAGGTGCTGGAGAAGGCCGGCTACGTCGCCGCCATCGTCGACACCCATGACGACCTCACCGGCCAGGCTCGGTTCCTGCGCATGCTGCGCGAGAACATGATGGCCGGCGCCATCGTCTCCCCGGCCTCCTCCACCACCGACGCCATGGCGCGCGACTGGCAGGCCGGGGCGCCGCCGATCGTCGGCCTGCTCCGGCGCTCGATCAGCGCCGCCTTCGACTTCGTCGGCGTCGACAACGTCATCGGCATGGCGGCGGCCACGACGCATCTCATCGAGCTCGGCCACCGCACCATCGGCTTCGTCGGCGGACGCTCCGGCTCGCAATCGCGCGAGGAGCGCCTCGCGGGCTGGCGCAGCGCCCTCGCCGGCATCGGCCAGCAGGCACCGGAGGCCTGGATCGAGCCGTGCGAGGCCAGCATCACCGCCGGCTCGCAGGCCGTGACGCGGCTGATCGCGCGCTGCCCCGACCTGACCGCCGTGGTCTGCCACCAGGACATCGTCGCCTTCGGCGTCACCATCGGCCTGCGCAAGCTCGGGATCGAGCCCGGCCGGGCGGTCTCTGTGGTCGGCTTCGACGACATCGGCGCCGCCGCGGACTGGGATCCCGGCCTGACCACCATGTCGGTGACACCCGGCACGCTGGGGGCCGAGGCCGCAAGGATGCTGCTGCGCCGCATCGAGGAGCCGGATGCGCCGCTGCAGTCCATCGTGCTGCGCCCGCGCCTGGTGCAGCGGGCCTCGAGCGGGCCGCCGCTTCAGGCCTCCGCGAGGTAG
- a CDS encoding xylulokinase — MSATVLGIDVGTSLIKICLVDADAVCLAEAERPVRTAMPEAGVAEQDGAAVIAAILAMLAELAERQPEAVSRLAAIGASGQTAGSIAVDRQGAPLTPWYPSALDTRFRPQLERMKAIAADVLFARNGAWPFTTPRMLWWRDTSPATFDAIACVPSLAGFVIGSLAEAPLPAMACDATTLTWYGAADLAARRWDDDLVRAFGLPAAVLPTLVPSFSVVGALGRSVAAATGLSPGIPLVVGIGDTVASLIGANVLTPGEVYSVNGSFINYLVCLDRCLIDAGQERFQPLASPLDDVWYAILYVAGGGFVHRRMAELLGGGEGPETFAALDEAAGAVPPGAAGLAFMPYMLGRFCPPQPHASGGFHGLTLAHGRGEAWRAVMEGLTFDLIDTTEAIAEHIEGWRPQTLRLTGGGARSALWCRMQADMLGVPAERFGAAPSAPTGAALTAGVAVGLWPDLRSAAGRIRLQSDRFEPDRANTEAYARLAGRRRGLIERLKPAWDYLAEA; from the coding sequence ATGTCAGCCACGGTCCTCGGCATCGACGTCGGCACCAGCCTGATCAAGATCTGCCTCGTCGACGCGGACGCCGTCTGCCTGGCCGAGGCGGAGCGGCCGGTGCGCACGGCCATGCCGGAGGCCGGCGTCGCCGAGCAGGACGGCGCGGCCGTCATCGCCGCCATCCTCGCCATGCTCGCCGAGCTCGCCGAGCGGCAGCCGGAGGCCGTCTCCCGCCTCGCCGCCATCGGCGCCAGCGGCCAGACCGCCGGCTCCATCGCGGTGGACCGCCAAGGGGCGCCGCTGACCCCCTGGTACCCCTCGGCCCTCGACACCCGCTTCCGGCCCCAGCTCGAGCGGATGAAGGCGATCGCGGCAGATGTGCTCTTCGCCCGCAACGGCGCCTGGCCGTTCACCACCCCGCGCATGCTGTGGTGGCGGGACACCTCGCCGGCCACCTTCGACGCCATCGCCTGCGTCCCCTCGCTGGCCGGCTTCGTCATCGGCTCCCTGGCGGAAGCGCCACTGCCGGCCATGGCCTGCGACGCCACCACGCTCACCTGGTACGGCGCCGCCGACCTCGCCGCCCGCCGCTGGGACGACGACCTCGTCCGCGCCTTCGGCCTGCCGGCCGCCGTGCTGCCGACGCTGGTGCCGAGCTTCTCCGTGGTCGGCGCCCTCGGCCGTTCCGTCGCCGCCGCCACGGGCCTCAGCCCGGGCATCCCGCTGGTGGTTGGGATCGGCGACACCGTCGCCTCGCTGATCGGCGCCAACGTGCTCACGCCCGGCGAGGTCTATTCGGTCAACGGCTCCTTCATCAACTATCTCGTCTGCCTCGACCGCTGCCTGATCGATGCCGGCCAGGAGCGCTTCCAGCCGCTGGCGAGCCCCCTCGACGATGTCTGGTATGCGATCCTCTACGTCGCCGGCGGCGGCTTCGTGCATCGCCGCATGGCCGAGCTGCTCGGCGGCGGCGAGGGCCCCGAGACCTTCGCCGCGCTCGACGAAGCTGCCGGGGCAGTGCCGCCGGGCGCGGCTGGCCTTGCCTTCATGCCCTATATGCTCGGCCGCTTCTGCCCGCCGCAGCCGCATGCCTCCGGCGGCTTCCACGGGCTGACGCTCGCCCATGGCCGCGGCGAAGCCTGGCGGGCCGTCATGGAAGGCCTCACCTTCGACCTCATCGACACCACGGAGGCGATCGCCGAGCATATCGAGGGCTGGCGCCCGCAGACGCTGCGGCTGACGGGCGGCGGCGCCAGGAGCGCGCTGTGGTGCCGGATGCAGGCCGACATGCTGGGCGTGCCGGCCGAGCGCTTCGGCGCGGCGCCGAGCGCGCCGACCGGCGCCGCGTTGACGGCGGGCGTCGCCGTCGGCCTCTGGCCCGACCTCAGGAGCGCCGCGGGCCGGATCCGGCTGCAGTCCGACCGGTTCGAGCCCGATCGCGCCAACACCGAGGCCTATGCCCGGCTGGCGGGCCGCCGGCGCGGCCTGATCGAGCGGCTGAAGCCGGCCTGGGACTACCTCGCGGAGGCCTGA